Part of the Imperialibacter roseus genome, TTAGGAGCATTATTTTATTTCTAACCATTTCAATACAGCTAATCTTATGTCAACTATTCATGTTACGTTGGTGATCGACACTGACGCTCTGCCGTCAGACCCATCTCAATCACCAGCGGCTGCCTGCCTGCTTTACGACTCATGCCTTGATGCCGACACCGGGTCGAGTACCGATTTTACCGTGCATGCAAATCCAGGCGACACCGTCATATTTCATATTTCTTCGAAAAACAACACTTCAGCAGTAGCGATCAGCTCGTTTGCCTACCTGGGGGGCGCTGTTGGTGTATTCGAGTCGCTTCCTTCAAGCCCAAATTGGGCAGGTACAGTTGGAGATAAACCAGGAAAATCAGAAAGTTATACGATCGGCTTTAAGGCGAATGGAAATACCTATACCCTGGATCCGGATATTAAGGTGAATTCCTGAAAAATGTGGAAACGGCTTGCAAGTTGGAGGGCCTGCTTATGTGCTGCGGGTCTCCACCTCTTTTTTTGTGCTGACACTTCTGCCCAGGATCAACACGAAGCAGATAGTCTTATTCAGGTGTTGGAAACCACCACTGTGCCCGACTCGGCCAAATTCGAAATTTTGCGACGCATTGCCTTCCAATCGACCAGGCCAGGCGAGATGCTTGAGTATGCGGAGCAGCTGATTGAGCTTGCCACAAAGCACTCCAGCTACGTTTGGTTGCATAGAGGGCATTTACAAAAGGGTAATGCGCTGAAGTTTCAGGGCGACTTTGATCTGGCTATTGCCGAGTATTTCAAAAGTGTCGAAATGGCCCAGAAGGGTAATTATCAGACTGGAATAGGAGGGGCTTTTTTGTCTATTGCGGGTGTTTATGGTGATATGGGCGACCATGTAAAAGGGATCAAATACAAAAGGAAAGCTGTTGGCATACTTAGAGATTCCGGCGACTCGCTTACCCTGGCGGCTGCCTTGCTCAATACGGGCTATGAATACTACCGGGTAGCCAACTACGACAGTGCGCTGTTCTTCTTCGACGAGTCTGGTCAGATTTATGAACGAAAGAATTTTCTGGTAGGGAAGGCTTACAATCTGGGCAATTCCGGGCTCGTTTATGCAAGGACAGGTGCTGCTGAAAAGGCTGAGCAGTACCTGGCTGAAGCCATTCAAATACTCATAGGGCTGAGTGATTCATATGCCATTACGGAGTTTCAAACGGAAATGGCGGACATTTATCTTCAAAAGAAGGACTTCAAAAGTGCAGAGAAATTGTTGCAAGAGGCCCTGCAGTATGCTGAAGCTGACGGTCTTCAGGAAAGAGTTCGTGATGCAAGCCTCAGTCTCTCAGGGCTCTATCGTGAGATGAGTGACCACGAAAAGGCTTATACTTATTTGCATCAATACATCACCTACCGGGATAGCATAAAAAACGAAGATGTGATTCAGGAAATGGCCGATCTTCGGACCGAGTTCGAGGTAGGGCAGAAGCAAATTGAGGTGGATCTATTGCAAGCTCAGGCCCGAAACCAGCGGATCATTCTGATAGCTATTGCCATTGTGCTGGTGCTGGTTGTTATTCTGGTATACGTACTGTTCAGGCTGTACAAGCTTCGGAACCGGGCCATTAAAATATCAAGGGAAAGAAGGAGAATTATTGCCTCTCAGCGGGATCGCCTTGAAGAGTTGAATAATACGAAAGACAAATTCTTCTCGATTATTTCGCACGACATCCGGGGGCCCGTTGGTAATTTTCATGGCTTTGTGCGACTCATTGAGCTTAGCCTCGAAAGTGGCGACACCAGCGACCTTGTTGAGATCAGCCAAATGCTTGATAAGTCTGCTATCGAGTTGTCCGCCCTGCTCGATAACCTGCTGCACTGGGCCATGAGCCAGCAGGGGAAATTCCCCAATAAGCCCGAAGAGCTTGATCTTACCCGACTATGTCAGGAGAATTTGAGCATGATCGAAAACATGGCTGTCTCCAAGCAAATCACCCTCACCAGCGACTTACCTGGCGCCGTCAATGTGTTAGCCGACAAAAACAGCGTGTCCACCATCATCCGAAACCTGCTCAACAATGCACTGAAGTTTACCAAAAAAGGAGGCACGGTGGGGCTATCACTGGGCTTAGAAGGGAAGGAGAGCGTTATTGCTGTTTCGGACTCCGGCATTGGCATCCCGGCTGAGAAAATGGAGACGCTTTTTGGCTTTGACGCAGGCCGCAGCCATTGGGGAACTGGCGGCGAAAAAGGAGTGGGCCTTGGCCTCAACCTTGTCAAAGAGTTTGTGGACATGAACAAAGGCCGCATTGAAGTGGAAAGCGAGGAAGGAGTGGGGACTACGTTTAGGGTGTATTTGCCGGTGGCGGGTGGCGCATTGGAAAAGGTCCCCCATACCGTGCCGCAAGTTTAGC contains:
- a CDS encoding sensor histidine kinase, with amino-acid sequence MWKRLASWRACLCAAGLHLFFCADTSAQDQHEADSLIQVLETTTVPDSAKFEILRRIAFQSTRPGEMLEYAEQLIELATKHSSYVWLHRGHLQKGNALKFQGDFDLAIAEYFKSVEMAQKGNYQTGIGGAFLSIAGVYGDMGDHVKGIKYKRKAVGILRDSGDSLTLAAALLNTGYEYYRVANYDSALFFFDESGQIYERKNFLVGKAYNLGNSGLVYARTGAAEKAEQYLAEAIQILIGLSDSYAITEFQTEMADIYLQKKDFKSAEKLLQEALQYAEADGLQERVRDASLSLSGLYREMSDHEKAYTYLHQYITYRDSIKNEDVIQEMADLRTEFEVGQKQIEVDLLQAQARNQRIILIAIAIVLVLVVILVYVLFRLYKLRNRAIKISRERRRIIASQRDRLEELNNTKDKFFSIISHDIRGPVGNFHGFVRLIELSLESGDTSDLVEISQMLDKSAIELSALLDNLLHWAMSQQGKFPNKPEELDLTRLCQENLSMIENMAVSKQITLTSDLPGAVNVLADKNSVSTIIRNLLNNALKFTKKGGTVGLSLGLEGKESVIAVSDSGIGIPAEKMETLFGFDAGRSHWGTGGEKGVGLGLNLVKEFVDMNKGRIEVESEEGVGTTFRVYLPVAGGALEKVPHTVPQV